The genomic stretch CTGACAACAGTCTCTGAACGTAATGTGCATGGATTTGTAAAACAATAGATGAATAAAAGTAGTGCTATCACACAGACACTTAAATGATTGACCATATGCTACAGCACCTGATTATATTCATTTAGCgctggtttttttttggggggggggggggtgtattCTAATTTTATGTATCTATGAAAATATCTTATAGTTAATAGTTGCCAAGGTCCAGACCTCAGTGACCTCATCGCTGGCCATGGCCATGTGTGTTACAATTAACAAACGGTCTTAAGAATGAACTGAGCAAAGGTCTGATCAGGGATAGTGGACATCTCTGATCACTTCAAAACCATGTTAGACAGCCTGCACCCAAAAACATCTGCTGCTcaggcagtgatggaatgtaactggaCAGGCTATATTAACTCAGGCACTATACTTGAGTAcgattttgaggtacttgtacttgagtatttctgttATCAGGTACCTTATACTTCCACTACACTACATTatgaaggcaaatattgtaGGCTACTTTTTTctgcactacatttatttgataactttagttactagttactttgcagattacctGACGTATAAGAGCAAGTAGCACATTTTAGAATGAATTAAATTTATTtatcagagaaaacaaacactgatgctGAAAACTAAGCTGCATATTGAATCTGATGATCTAGTATAGGCTAtagtatacagtttatacatcATTTGTGTATAATTTAGTGTTATCTCTACTTTTatacttgagtacatttaatGTGAAATACTTTTACATGAGTACTGCATTGGTGACTGTCacttttacaaaagtaatattGTAGCCTATATATttacttttgggtactttttaggCCAAAACACTGCATTTGAGTCATACAGTCATACTCCAAGCCCGTCAATGTATCAGTTAATAGTAGAGCTACTTAAACAAAAGGTCACCAAAACAGCAGATACTTTGGTAGTGTTATGACTACTGCGATGGATCTTTACTACATCATGTGAGGCTGGGAAATAATCCTTTTTAGCTCATATAACCAAGCTGCAGTATGAGCAGTAGAGTTGAACTGCTGAATCAACATTAGATTGTAATTCTCTCTATTAGTGCACTCAATAGTTCAAACATACAAGAAGTTTAACTGCAGTGTAGTGGTAAATGTGTGTATAAAAAGTTAATAATCCCATGCGGTGGTACACGTGCTGTGTCGTTTAAATGATTAGCTTTGTACGTTGGACCACAATCACCAACTTATAAATATAAGAAAATGTAACTAATGTGGGTTTGTCATGTACAGACTTTGTTCCTAATTTCTATCTTTTCTCAAATGTATTTCTCCTTGTCATCCTTAACGCGAGTAGTTGCCATGAGGATGAATATTCACGCAGGGTCTGACATTAGGAAGCTATTTTCTGGTCATTGGAAATTTGAGCTCTAGATGTTCAGTGATCAACATGGTCTTCCCCCCACAGCACTTAATTCAGATCATTCATACTATAGCCATCATTTCCACGGTAGGGTTCGTTGGGTCATTAAGTAAGTATTCATACCTCATGAACATCAGGACACAGGCGCATATTTCTTCAATTATCAGTATGTTCAAGACTTAGACATTAATGTAATGAAATGATATGGTTTGGATCATGAAATAACAGAGACCAGTGTTGTCTTTGCTGATGCTTTACTGGCAGATTATGTGACAAGTTAAAAAGAATTAAGCATAAAGTATGTCCCACAAAAATATGTTACACATTTGCATGATTACAAAGATATAACATTATTTCTGTACACAGACGTCAAGGAAAGATGAAGATTAACAATCAAAAAGCAAAAGAGATAATAGCAACAACTGCAAAATAATCGTCATGAAATCAAATCTCAGGCATTTTTCATCATTCCACCTCAAATCAGCATCTGACCTCATCCTGACTGGCAGACTTTAGGAGCTGCTTCCCTGTCTCTCCAAGAAGGACACTATTCCTGGTGTGGAAGGTCTTTGCCAAAGGGAGACTCAAAGGGGTGGGTACGTAGTCTTGACATTGGACACCCCCAAGACTTGGTGCACAGTCTACTCTGTAGGAGAAGTAGAAGGTACCATAGTAAAACATGCAGGAGTCTGTTACACTCCCACTACGCAGTTTAACTGAACACTGGCCAAGAAGATCACTGTTCCAATAAGAATCCTCATCATAAACCGTGAACTCAAGTTTGCCATTCATGTTAATGGGTCCAAATTGAAATATCTCCGGCCATGTaggattgttgttgtttggaaTAATGACTGTGCGCTTTGTCTGGATGCCATATTGAACAACAACTGAACCATCTGTATAACCGTTCCAATCACCGTACAGTTCCTTTCCGCGAAGCCCGTTGACCGTTAATGTTGCCAGACCTTTTCCAGCAGGACAGCAATTAGGACCAACATTCTGATTGCTGttgcaaacacaagcacaagGATCTCTTTTGTTGGATCTGTGCCCAATCTTACATCTCTCTGAACACATTCTCATCACAGCATATTTCTTGATGTACTTCTCTACCTCTTGCTTCAGTCCAGCCTGAGCAGGATGACCACCTGGCAGGATGGTGTGCAGGGGCTTTAAGCTGTATTTGATCACACCAGGAGTGGTTTTCAGTGAATCGAGCCAGTTGTTATAGATGGAGGGGTTGGATTTTCTCTCAAAGAGGATATCAGCGCCATTAATATTTCCGCCAATGACCTCTGTGCTACGCTCATTAAACATACTGTTGAAACTTAAGATAGagagcttcttcctctttgcctCACAGTGTTGGGCCATGGCCTTCATACTCGCAGCAGAGCTATCTGATGCCTCGACTGACAAACAGTCATTGACTTCTGTCGGGGTGAGGCCGTTCATGGTTGCCTGACAGGTCTTGATGGAAGTCACTGCCTTCACTTCCCCTCCCAAAAAGACTTGTGTGATGAAATGTGTACCATACGTGTCGATCAGACTGCGATATGACTGTGTGGTATTACATGAATATGAAGGAAGGGAGTCCACAGCGGATTTAAACTCCTGACTTAGTTGAGGTTTGGTTGCCAGTCTGTAGCTGTGAAGCAGAGAGATCAAATAAGTAAACTGCAGCCAGTGTTTCAGTCAAGTTTGACAGCAGTgctcttgtttttcatttcgagcaaaattacaaattagtcatattttttcaaatacagtACATCTTAATATGCATTTAACAGCAAAATTATTAAATATCTACCAAAATTCagtaaaataagagttattgacaagaagaaaaatatcCGTCCACATACTCACCTGTATAAGTTACAGTCGACAGAATGGCGAAAGAAGGTGTAGCGGTCTTGTTTAGACTTTTCCATGCCAAAGATAGCGTCTTTGGAGAGGGAACCTCCAAAGCTGACCCCACCAGGGGCAGGAGGGTTTACAGTTAAATCAAGACCGACTTTCCAATCATTGGACACGGACGATGTGGAAGCATTGACAAGAGATTCGGCGGAGTCATAGAGAACACTGGAGACCTTTAAACTGCACTTGGGGAAGCTTCTCCAGTCCACCACAGCAACTGGAACCTTCTGCATCTCATCATTCATGTAGCCGTTTCTGTACAGCCTGCAGGTGCCATCGGGAAGTTTCCAGGTTTCAGTGTCGATGACATAGGCACCTTTCCGCTGCATTTTGACGATGTCGAAGCCTTCTCCGCCCAGATTGTAACCAGGAACAAACTGAGCTTTTTCACATTGCGCTGGTGTACCAGTGACGCTTACACTGGAGGACAGACACGGAGGACTCCATGCCCAACACAGGAGCATGAGATGCCACAGTTTTACCATCTGTATGAAAGAAATACAAAGCAACAGAAGGTTTAAGGCATGgacataaacatttcaataATGCAAACTGAATATACAGTTGTGGTACAAATTGCTGTTGATTTTGATCAACTatgaagaagatgaaaacaATACTTAATGCAAAATGCTGTTAACAAAGATGGGAGGGCTGGAGTGTCTTACCTTGACTGTGGACAGCACGGTCTCAGTCACTGGCTTACAAAGTCTGACTTATATTGTAGTATCGATGTCCTGGAGGTGGAGTCTTTACTGGCAATCTAATCTATCACATTGTAGAAAGTTTATATTTAACCTACTgcattcacacattttcacCATACTTCACAtagaagatgaaaaataaagattaaaaagggGGTTTTTGCAGCGCCATGTTAATATTGTAGCCATCAGAAATTCTAGAcgtgtattaaaaaaaaacactctacTTGTATAGATGTGACAGGGACAAAAATACACCAGTACCAGTACGAGTACAGGTACTGGTACAGTATGTGGAAAGTGACTATAACCCATTTCAATGGGTTATAGTCACTTTCTTTATAACCAGGATAAAACGATCGCGACCAGTTTTCTTGCCATCTCTGTTGCTAGCTATCTCGCTCACTAATGCTACGTTGTTATTGCCGTTTTTTGTTTGACATACCCACATTTTGAGGAATTTCATTGTCGCATCCCCTCATTTGATGGCATTTGTCATCCAAAATTCAACTAAAGTCGAGCAGGGAAGCTGCTGCCATATGTACCGCTCCTCTATTACCAGTGCAGACTGGCGGAAGGAGTGTGGAAGACTTGGATGTTTCCCAGTCAGTGACTAGTGACAGTTGCATTATGAAAAGCAGAATCCTGCTTTTTCTGAGCTTGACTCATACTAGAAACTAACGTTCAGGTTATCTCTGCCTctaatttatattatttttgttagTAAAACTCTTTTAATTAATCAACTGTCTCTAGCATTGTCCTCTCACAACTAAAGGGTCTGTGGCGCTCCAGCTCATCCCACAGGCATCACATAGGAAGATGAGGTCAGATGGGATCAAATAGAAGCTGCAAATTCAGGTATGAATGTGAGTGTGCTTGTCTGcctatactgtatatgtgttatatataataaattataataCTTCCACCATGAATCAAACAACACCCACCACACACTCTCTCATCCAACGCATGCTGGGTCAGGCTCCAGCAGCCCACTACAGCATAGTTGATTAATGTATGGATGCATGTCTTGTACTATTGAGAAGAACTGCACAGAAGATATGCTATGCACCATCATAAACGATGACAAACAATAATCTAATAATGTCTTGGACTTTTTGtacttactagtagtactagtgagGTCAAAAATGCcttactagtgctactagtggGCATTTAGGTGCTACTAGTAGGGTCCAAAAGGCTACAAGTGCGTGACACATGCCTACTAGTAGGGCCTAGTAGTGTTACTAGTGCGCCAAATTGTCTTACTAGTGAGGACAAAAAGCTTACTAGTACATGAACCTTAAGTCTGATATCAAGGATATTGAATAAATGCTCAAACGGCTTTCCATAGTCCGGACACTTTTACCTGGATATTAGTATGTATATACAGGTTTTTCAAACTTGGATAAacctgttaaaaatgttttactttttcacaAATGAGCTCGcctg from Sparus aurata chromosome 1, fSpaAur1.1, whole genome shotgun sequence encodes the following:
- the LOC115585320 gene encoding perforin-1-like; this encodes MVKLWHLMLLCWAWSPPCLSSSVSVTGTPAQCEKAQFVPGYNLGGEGFDIVKMQRKGAYVIDTETWKLPDGTCRLYRNGYMNDEMQKVPVAVVDWRSFPKCSLKVSSVLYDSAESLVNASTSSVSNDWKVGLDLTVNPPAPGGVSFGGSLSKDAIFGMEKSKQDRYTFFRHSVDCNLYSYRLATKPQLSQEFKSAVDSLPSYSCNTTQSYRSLIDTYGTHFITQVFLGGEVKAVTSIKTCQATMNGLTPTEVNDCLSVEASDSSAASMKAMAQHCEAKRKKLSILSFNSMFNERSTEVIGGNINGADILFERKSNPSIYNNWLDSLKTTPGVIKYSLKPLHTILPGGHPAQAGLKQEVEKYIKKYAVMRMCSERCKIGHRSNKRDPCACVCNSNQNVGPNCCPAGKGLATLTVNGLRGKELYGDWNGYTDGSVVVQYGIQTKRTVIIPNNNNPTWPEIFQFGPINMNGKLEFTVYDEDSYWNSDLLGQCSVKLRSGSVTDSCMFYYGTFYFSYRVDCAPSLGGVQCQDYVPTPLSLPLAKTFHTRNSVLLGETGKQLLKSASQDEVRC